The proteins below are encoded in one region of Caldanaerovirga acetigignens:
- a CDS encoding histidine triad nucleotide-binding protein — MECVFCKIAKKEIPASVVYEDEDVIAFKDINPQAPIHLLIIPKNHLSSIMEVDENNGDLVKKIVKVAQSLARENNIDKKGFRLVVNTGDDGGQTVHHLHFHLLGGRFMTWPPG; from the coding sequence GTGGAGTGTGTTTTCTGCAAAATAGCAAAAAAGGAGATACCAGCTTCGGTGGTTTACGAGGACGAGGATGTAATAGCTTTCAAGGATATAAATCCTCAAGCGCCCATCCATCTCCTTATTATTCCCAAAAACCACCTGAGTTCTATAATGGAAGTGGATGAAAATAACGGCGACTTAGTAAAGAAGATAGTAAAGGTAGCGCAAAGTCTCGCTAGGGAGAATAACATAGATAAAAAAGGTTTCAGGTTGGTAGTAAACACGGGAGACGATGGAGGGCAAACGGTACATCACCTTCATTTCCACTTGCTGGGCGGTAGGTTTATGACCTGGCCTCCAGGCTAA
- the rpsU gene encoding 30S ribosomal protein S21, whose protein sequence is MPEIRVGENESIDNAIKRFKRMCQKAGVLSELRKREHYEKPSVRRKKKSEAARKRKHR, encoded by the coding sequence ATGCCAGAAATACGCGTTGGGGAAAACGAATCTATAGACAACGCCATAAAAAGGTTCAAGCGAATGTGCCAAAAGGCCGGTGTTCTCTCTGAATTGAGAAAAAGAGAGCATTACGAAAAGCCCAGCGTAAGGAGAAAGAAAAAGTCTGAAGCGGCGCGCAAGAGAAAGCATCGGTAA
- a CDS encoding GatB/YqeY domain-containing protein codes for MSIKAKLNEDLKKALKEGKKERLSVIRMAKAAIINEEKAVMHELNDDEVIEVISREVKKRKDAKEEYERLGRGDKAVELQREIEILQEYLPLQLTEGELEEIIKKTISEIGAKDLKDLGMVMRAVLPQVKGRADGKTVNAIAKKLLQSQ; via the coding sequence TTGTCTATTAAGGCAAAACTGAATGAAGATTTAAAGAAAGCCTTGAAAGAAGGCAAAAAAGAACGGCTGTCAGTTATTAGGATGGCAAAGGCTGCCATAATAAACGAGGAAAAAGCTGTCATGCACGAATTGAACGATGATGAGGTAATCGAGGTCATTTCAAGAGAAGTGAAAAAGCGAAAAGATGCCAAAGAGGAATATGAACGATTAGGGCGCGGCGATAAGGCCGTTGAGCTGCAAAGAGAGATAGAGATTTTACAAGAATACCTCCCCCTGCAGCTTACCGAGGGAGAGTTAGAAGAAATAATTAAAAAGACTATATCTGAGATTGGAGCCAAAGATTTGAAGGATTTAGGGATGGTCATGAGAGCGGTTCTTCCGCAGGTAAAAGGGAGGGCAGACGGCAAGACAGTAAATGCCATAGCAAAGAAGCTACTTCAAAGCCAATAG
- the yqfC gene encoding sporulation protein YqfC: MKRSQREELKSKFIEALDLPKDVVLDLPRVTVTGKVGVLIESHKGIVEYGPEKVTVNTSIGLLVIKGEELFIKYVLADEIFIEGRVKDIEFDE; encoded by the coding sequence ATGAAAAGGAGTCAAAGGGAAGAACTGAAGTCAAAGTTTATAGAAGCCCTCGACCTTCCAAAGGATGTAGTTCTTGACCTTCCTAGGGTTACGGTTACCGGAAAGGTTGGTGTATTGATAGAAAGTCACAAAGGAATTGTCGAATACGGTCCAGAAAAAGTTACAGTAAATACTTCCATTGGGCTTCTTGTAATAAAAGGAGAAGAGCTCTTTATAAAATATGTGTTGGCGGATGAAATTTTTATAGAGGGAAGAGTTAAAGATATAGAGTTTGATGAATGA
- the yqfD gene encoding sporulation protein YqfD has product MLFIKLWNCLRGYVIIKIVGQYAERLINQAAFSGVYLWDIRRIEENTLLAKVSVRGFFKLHFFARKTKCRIYIMQKRGLYFALSRLRRRKVLLLGVVFFIAAIYLLSSIVWKVEVNTQSEELKNSILKDLEQWGLKPGIFKHDLDKQYFLDKILLNYKNISWAEIEIKGSRVIVEVVERKMPPDLKEDDPCHIVAAKDGIIEEVLPLRGEAVVKPGDTVSKGDVLISGRVSLAREESGEKKLLVRAKGIVKARVWYTESVEVPLVETVKKYTGRVKRAYKIRFGNKELYIQLGKVNFSSYEEEELDSRSIIFSMFDSVSLNLILYREVKEEKQFLGVEGASQEANRRLTEKLKILSGEVQIVQKKVEFTLDMEKQVVVGTLILEVIEDIGIEKKIE; this is encoded by the coding sequence GTGCTTTTCATAAAATTATGGAATTGTTTGCGGGGATATGTTATTATAAAAATAGTAGGGCAGTACGCGGAAAGGCTGATAAATCAAGCAGCCTTCAGTGGCGTTTATCTTTGGGACATAAGGCGTATTGAAGAAAATACACTTTTGGCGAAGGTCAGCGTCCGCGGGTTTTTTAAACTCCATTTTTTTGCGCGAAAAACTAAGTGCAGGATTTATATAATGCAAAAAAGGGGACTATATTTTGCTTTAAGCAGGTTAAGAAGGCGAAAAGTATTATTGCTTGGGGTAGTATTTTTTATTGCTGCAATTTACCTGCTTTCCTCTATAGTATGGAAGGTGGAGGTAAATACTCAAAGTGAAGAGCTGAAAAATTCGATTTTGAAGGATTTAGAACAGTGGGGGCTGAAGCCCGGTATATTTAAACATGACCTTGACAAACAATATTTTCTTGATAAAATACTCCTTAACTATAAGAACATTTCTTGGGCGGAGATAGAAATAAAAGGTAGCAGGGTAATAGTGGAAGTGGTAGAAAGAAAAATGCCACCCGATTTGAAAGAAGATGATCCTTGCCACATCGTAGCTGCAAAGGACGGTATAATCGAGGAAGTGCTCCCTTTGAGAGGAGAGGCTGTGGTAAAGCCGGGAGATACTGTAAGCAAAGGAGATGTACTCATATCTGGCAGAGTATCCCTAGCAAGAGAGGAAAGTGGGGAAAAGAAGCTACTTGTGAGGGCAAAGGGCATTGTGAAAGCCAGGGTGTGGTACACGGAATCGGTGGAAGTGCCTTTAGTAGAAACTGTAAAAAAATACACTGGTAGAGTGAAAAGAGCATATAAAATAAGGTTTGGTAATAAAGAACTGTATATTCAACTGGGAAAGGTGAACTTTTCAAGTTACGAAGAGGAAGAGTTGGATTCGAGAAGCATAATTTTTTCGATGTTCGACAGTGTGAGCTTAAATCTTATCCTTTACAGAGAAGTAAAGGAGGAAAAGCAGTTTCTTGGAGTGGAGGGGGCGTCTCAGGAGGCTAATAGGAGATTAACAGAAAAGCTTAAAATACTTTCTGGGGAAGTTCAGATAGTTCAAAAAAAAGTGGAATTCACTCTTGATATGGAAAAACAGGTGGTTGTCGGGACATTGATCCTGGAAGTTATCGAGGACATTGGAATTGAAAAAAAGATCGAATAA
- a CDS encoding PhoH family protein: MGKNLAEAKVYVDNIKAVAELFGSRDENIKFIEKEFDVRIIQRNGEILILGEKENVGSVEKLLLQLIKVLKGGNSLTSSDIRYFSRLVKEGQEEKITDLFDDVICLNHRGKPIKPKTIGQKLYVMAVKRNDIVFCIGPAGTGKTYLAMALAVTALKEREVSRIILTRPAVEAGEKLGFLPGDLQEKVNPYLRPLYDALYDILGVETFQRYMEKGIIEVAPLAYMRGRTLDDSFIILDEAQNTTSEQMKMFLTRLGFGSKAVITGDVTQVDLPKGVYSGLEEVQLVLKGIEGIEFIYLTDKDVVRHEVVQKIIKAYERYEESRKTQ; encoded by the coding sequence TTGGGTAAAAATCTGGCCGAGGCCAAGGTTTACGTGGATAATATAAAGGCTGTTGCTGAGCTTTTCGGAAGTAGGGATGAAAATATTAAATTCATTGAAAAAGAATTTGATGTGCGAATAATACAGAGAAATGGAGAAATTCTTATATTGGGCGAAAAAGAAAATGTTGGGTCAGTGGAGAAACTTTTATTACAGTTGATTAAAGTTTTAAAGGGAGGAAATTCTTTGACCTCGTCCGACATCAGATACTTTTCAAGACTTGTGAAGGAAGGGCAGGAGGAAAAGATTACCGATCTTTTCGATGATGTAATATGTTTAAATCACAGGGGAAAACCGATAAAGCCTAAAACTATTGGTCAAAAACTGTACGTCATGGCAGTGAAGAGAAACGATATAGTATTTTGTATCGGTCCGGCAGGTACAGGTAAGACTTATCTAGCCATGGCGCTAGCGGTTACAGCTTTGAAGGAAAGAGAAGTTAGCCGCATAATTCTTACGCGGCCAGCGGTAGAAGCTGGTGAGAAATTGGGATTTCTGCCGGGAGACCTCCAAGAAAAAGTGAATCCTTATTTACGGCCGCTTTACGATGCCCTTTACGACATTCTTGGGGTGGAAACTTTCCAGCGGTATATGGAAAAGGGAATCATAGAAGTAGCACCCTTGGCATACATGAGAGGGAGGACATTGGACGACTCTTTTATAATTTTGGACGAGGCACAAAATACTACATCCGAGCAGATGAAAATGTTCCTTACTCGCCTTGGTTTCGGCTCTAAGGCGGTGATTACGGGCGATGTAACCCAGGTTGATCTTCCGAAGGGAGTATATTCGGGCCTGGAAGAAGTTCAGCTTGTACTAAAGGGCATTGAAGGGATAGAATTCATTTACCTTACCGACAAAGATGTGGTGCGACACGAAGTGGTACAGAAGATAATTAAGGCTTACGAAAGGTATGAAGAAAGTCGAAAAACTCAATGA
- a CDS encoding HD family phosphohydrolase, whose amino-acid sequence MSVDLRRGWSRIRTIKQNNKLLSNCAFQRSMVGVAFFLAMVVLMLVNTFPKKYDLKVGDIVQEDIVAHKDAIDTIATRKLQVAAANSVPKKYTLDQNVTKEVKEKVAEIFARVRDVRAKEIDESNKIKTLKSVIPNSFSDETYSVMLNLSDSELRELETVTKAVIETVMNDGIKEESIDRAKALIIEEFKKTSLSEPVKSTGEDVAFSVIKPNMIFDEEATEREQKAAMEAVVPVKITKGQVLVEKGKPVTQDQLELLKELGLLSQDNSSYFKMAFGVAILVLILEFIMAVEIYFYHKDVFDNLPYLGLLAIIVVTTLFISTVFKTISNFLVPISAGSMLISILINPHIAVTASFVMSVAVGVILGNDFSSALVALVGGLIGTYFTRKVLQRGDLTKAGGLVGFVNFLIIFGFGFLNNNALLDIARQSFWGIANGFLSSILTIGLLPFLENSFGITTSVRLLELSNPNQPLLRRLLLEAPGTYHHSIIVGNLAEAAAEAVGGDALLARVGASYHDIGKLKRPYFFIENQLTSDNPHDKLNPTLSALIITSHVKDGLEIARQHKLPPVIQNFIAQHHGTSLLTYFYKKAMESHEEKKIEERSFRYDGPKPQTKEVAIVMLADSAEAAVRSMTKPTPGKIDGLIRQIIKEKLADGQLDESNLTLKDLDKIAAAFSRVLTGIFHTRIEYPEKLQELERKG is encoded by the coding sequence GTGTCGGTTGATTTGAGACGCGGCTGGTCTAGAATAAGGACGATAAAACAGAATAATAAATTGCTTTCTAACTGCGCCTTCCAAAGATCGATGGTGGGAGTCGCATTTTTTTTGGCAATGGTTGTTCTAATGCTTGTAAATACGTTCCCGAAAAAATACGACCTGAAAGTGGGCGACATAGTTCAGGAAGATATAGTAGCACACAAGGATGCCATTGACACTATTGCGACTCGAAAGCTTCAAGTGGCTGCAGCCAACTCTGTGCCGAAAAAGTACACGTTAGACCAAAATGTGACGAAGGAAGTAAAAGAGAAAGTTGCGGAGATATTTGCTAGGGTAAGAGATGTAAGGGCCAAAGAAATTGACGAATCAAACAAGATAAAGACACTAAAGTCGGTTATACCTAACAGTTTTTCCGATGAAACCTATTCGGTAATGCTAAATTTAAGCGATTCTGAACTTAGGGAGCTAGAGACCGTTACAAAAGCGGTTATTGAGACTGTAATGAATGACGGGATTAAGGAAGAATCCATTGACAGGGCAAAAGCGCTGATAATAGAAGAATTCAAAAAAACAAGCCTTTCCGAACCTGTAAAGAGCACTGGGGAAGACGTTGCTTTTTCTGTAATAAAGCCCAACATGATTTTTGACGAAGAAGCAACGGAGCGGGAACAGAAAGCGGCTATGGAAGCTGTTGTGCCGGTGAAAATTACGAAAGGACAGGTACTTGTAGAAAAAGGAAAACCGGTAACGCAAGACCAGCTAGAACTTTTGAAAGAATTAGGGCTTCTTTCTCAGGACAATTCCTCATACTTTAAAATGGCCTTTGGAGTCGCCATACTTGTATTAATTCTTGAGTTTATCATGGCCGTTGAGATATACTTTTATCATAAAGATGTGTTCGACAACTTGCCGTACCTAGGATTGCTAGCTATAATTGTGGTAACGACCCTTTTCATATCAACAGTTTTCAAGACAATATCTAATTTTCTGGTGCCAATATCCGCAGGGAGTATGTTGATATCCATACTTATTAATCCACATATAGCAGTGACGGCAAGTTTCGTGATGTCGGTTGCCGTTGGTGTGATTCTAGGGAATGACTTTTCAAGCGCCTTAGTCGCCTTGGTGGGAGGTCTTATAGGGACGTATTTTACAAGGAAGGTATTGCAGCGGGGCGATTTGACCAAAGCCGGTGGATTGGTAGGATTTGTTAATTTTCTCATAATATTCGGATTTGGATTTCTGAACAATAATGCGCTCCTGGACATAGCGAGGCAAAGTTTTTGGGGAATAGCGAACGGGTTTTTGTCTTCAATCTTAACCATAGGTTTACTTCCTTTTCTGGAAAATTCTTTTGGCATAACAACGTCTGTAAGGCTTCTGGAACTTTCCAACCCCAACCAACCTCTTCTTCGCCGTCTGCTGCTTGAAGCTCCAGGGACCTATCACCATTCCATTATAGTTGGGAACCTCGCAGAGGCTGCTGCAGAAGCTGTTGGGGGCGATGCCCTATTGGCGCGGGTTGGAGCAAGTTATCACGATATTGGCAAGTTAAAAAGACCTTATTTTTTCATAGAAAATCAGCTAACTTCAGACAATCCTCACGACAAATTGAATCCGACGCTGAGCGCGCTCATAATCACTTCTCACGTTAAAGATGGCCTTGAAATAGCGCGGCAGCATAAATTGCCGCCGGTCATTCAGAATTTTATAGCTCAACACCACGGTACTTCGCTATTAACTTATTTTTATAAAAAAGCCATGGAAAGTCACGAAGAAAAAAAAATAGAGGAGAGAAGCTTTCGCTACGATGGTCCCAAGCCGCAAACAAAAGAAGTTGCCATCGTAATGTTGGCAGACTCGGCTGAAGCTGCAGTGCGTTCCATGACGAAACCGACCCCTGGGAAAATAGATGGACTTATAAGGCAGATAATTAAAGAGAAACTAGCCGATGGTCAGTTGGACGAAAGCAACCTGACGTTGAAGGACCTCGATAAAATTGCCGCAGCTTTTTCCAGAGTTCTAACTGGGATTTTCCATACTAGGATAGAGTATCCAGAAAAATTGCAAGAACTAGAAAGGAAGGGTTGA
- the ybeY gene encoding rRNA maturation RNase YbeY — protein MQDKIKVDQELQELIKKAVELTLDLEKADPKAEVSVALVDNAYIRQLNKIYRGKDEPTDVLSFSLGDESFIGGYEEIEHLLGDIVVSLEKAEEQANIYGHSFKREVVYLLVHGTLHLLGYDHENDEQRKVMREKEERILRALGLSREESGL, from the coding sequence ATGCAGGATAAAATAAAAGTTGATCAAGAATTACAGGAATTGATAAAAAAAGCAGTTGAGCTAACGCTGGATTTGGAAAAGGCAGATCCCAAAGCGGAAGTTAGCGTAGCTTTGGTCGACAATGCTTACATTCGCCAATTAAATAAGATTTACAGGGGGAAAGATGAACCGACAGACGTATTGTCCTTTTCCCTTGGCGATGAAAGTTTTATTGGTGGATACGAGGAAATAGAACATTTGCTAGGCGATATCGTGGTTTCTCTCGAAAAGGCAGAAGAACAGGCAAATATTTATGGCCACTCTTTTAAAAGAGAGGTTGTTTACCTGCTTGTACATGGTACATTGCACCTCTTAGGTTATGACCATGAAAATGATGAACAAAGGAAAGTAATGAGGGAAAAGGAGGAAAGAATTCTTAGAGCTTTAGGGCTTTCCCGTGAGGAGTCCGGACTATGA
- a CDS encoding diacylglycerol kinase — protein MKKSRTLFESFIYAISGVIYSLKTQRNMRIHFLAALLVMVLSKYLNLEKIEIVAVAFAATLVIIAEMINTAVETAVDMITDRFHPMARIAKNVAAGAVLIAALNALVVGYMVFSDKLYDLLIGIQSLIFGR, from the coding sequence ATGAAAAAGAGCAGGACCCTTTTCGAGAGTTTCATATATGCCATTTCGGGGGTTATTTATTCCCTTAAAACCCAGAGAAACATGAGAATCCACTTTTTGGCAGCTTTACTAGTAATGGTTTTGAGCAAGTATCTCAACCTCGAGAAAATAGAAATAGTTGCTGTGGCTTTTGCTGCAACTCTGGTCATAATTGCGGAGATGATAAACACGGCTGTGGAGACTGCCGTCGACATGATAACGGATAGGTTCCACCCCATGGCTAGAATAGCGAAAAATGTGGCAGCTGGAGCGGTGCTGATTGCGGCTTTAAATGCACTTGTAGTAGGTTATATGGTATTTTCTGATAAGCTTTATGATCTACTTATAGGGATTCAAAGTCTGATTTTCGGGCGTTAG
- a CDS encoding DUF3048 domain-containing protein: MNRKIIALILFFFILLLPGCIRTTVEEEKDKRKEEQITRPVVTEPILKNPLTGLPMVMGEEYIRPFAVMVENEKNARPQSGLDKADVVYEILTEGGITRFLAVYFGSNAEEIGPVRSARPYFIDFAMEYEAIYVHYGGSPQAYSDLKKYDKIDNIDGIYDNVTFWRDKTRRPPHNAYTSSHNIMKTAQKRGYLRTVKLNGWDFIGEENSTPGSLKEFELDYSRNYKVKYVYDEKKQAYIRYINDKPHVDRKTNEPIAVRNVIIQFMDTRVFDSEGRLAIKTMGSGKGYYISDGNCTYINWEKNSRFAKTKYTTENGVELRLNPGNTWIQIMPIQAKTKLDLN; the protein is encoded by the coding sequence ATGAATAGGAAAATTATAGCCTTGATATTGTTTTTTTTTATTCTTTTGCTTCCAGGTTGCATAAGGACCACTGTGGAGGAAGAAAAAGATAAAAGAAAAGAAGAGCAAATAACCCGGCCGGTAGTGACAGAGCCTATTTTAAAAAATCCGTTAACGGGCCTTCCGATGGTTATGGGGGAAGAATACATAAGGCCCTTCGCGGTTATGGTAGAAAACGAAAAAAATGCAAGACCTCAATCAGGCTTAGATAAAGCCGATGTAGTATACGAAATATTAACAGAAGGCGGCATTACCAGATTTCTCGCTGTTTACTTTGGAAGTAACGCCGAGGAGATAGGGCCGGTCAGGAGTGCGCGCCCTTATTTTATAGATTTTGCTATGGAATATGAGGCTATTTACGTCCATTACGGGGGAAGTCCCCAAGCTTATTCCGACCTGAAAAAGTACGACAAAATTGATAATATAGATGGTATATACGACAATGTTACCTTCTGGAGGGACAAAACCCGCAGACCCCCGCACAACGCATATACCAGCTCCCATAATATTATGAAGACCGCCCAAAAGCGCGGATACCTCAGAACAGTTAAACTGAACGGGTGGGATTTTATAGGCGAAGAAAATAGCACTCCCGGCTCTCTCAAGGAATTTGAGCTTGATTATTCCAGAAATTACAAGGTGAAGTACGTATACGATGAAAAAAAACAGGCGTATATAAGGTACATAAACGATAAACCTCATGTCGACCGGAAAACTAACGAACCCATTGCTGTTAGAAATGTAATTATACAATTTATGGATACCCGCGTATTTGATTCGGAAGGCAGACTTGCGATAAAAACGATGGGTTCTGGTAAAGGATATTACATAAGCGATGGAAATTGTACCTATATAAATTGGGAAAAAAATTCCCGCTTTGCAAAGACTAAGTACACCACAGAAAACGGCGTAGAATTAAGGTTAAATCCGGGGAATACCTGGATTCAAATAATGCCTATCCAGGCGAAAACAAAATTGGACCTTAACTAA
- the recO gene encoding DNA repair protein RecO codes for MGVYTTEAIVVGYRDFREADRILTLFSPERGKIHAVARGVRQPRSPLMAGTQLFSYSKFLLVEGKNLDSVSQCELKESFFKIREDLDRMAYGAYFAELLRISTRECEKSEEVFRFFLKTLFLLEVWEDLKIMARTFELKLMALQGFKPQIFCCVNCGGKGLEKVWFSSILGGTLCEKCKSKDNKAIKISKEALSVMRQILKKRFEELIELKLSEDIKNELKEAILDFVLHQLERKPRTLCFLEEISML; via the coding sequence ATGGGTGTATATACAACAGAAGCCATCGTGGTTGGCTATAGAGATTTTAGAGAAGCTGACAGGATATTGACCCTTTTTTCTCCGGAAAGGGGTAAGATACATGCGGTGGCAAGAGGGGTTCGGCAACCCAGAAGTCCCCTGATGGCCGGCACGCAACTTTTTTCCTATAGCAAGTTTCTTCTGGTTGAAGGGAAAAATTTGGATTCCGTAAGCCAGTGTGAGCTTAAGGAATCCTTTTTTAAAATAAGGGAAGATTTGGACAGGATGGCGTACGGAGCTTATTTCGCGGAGCTTCTTCGAATCTCCACGCGGGAGTGCGAAAAAAGTGAAGAAGTTTTTAGGTTTTTTCTAAAGACGCTGTTTTTGCTTGAGGTATGGGAAGACCTGAAGATTATGGCAAGAACCTTTGAGCTGAAGTTGATGGCTCTACAGGGGTTTAAACCTCAGATATTTTGTTGTGTGAATTGCGGTGGAAAGGGATTGGAGAAGGTTTGGTTCAGCTCGATATTAGGTGGAACCCTCTGCGAAAAGTGCAAAAGTAAGGACAACAAGGCAATTAAAATATCCAAAGAAGCCCTGTCGGTGATGAGACAAATATTAAAAAAAAGATTTGAGGAGTTGATAGAACTGAAATTGAGTGAAGACATAAAAAATGAATTAAAAGAGGCAATTTTAGATTTCGTTTTGCACCAGTTAGAGAGAAAGCCTAGAACATTGTGCTTTTTGGAGGAGATATCTATGTTGTGA
- a CDS encoding stage II sporulation protein M: MKAVLDSFRERAVYGVLALLVFLVGCFLGWMTFWQNPAFILGNLNKLLGNLLEISAKMEKESKLSIARYIFQNNARALFVMIFGGIAFGIVPFFALIFNGFVVGVVLALNFYNGQSLYFFLAGMLPHGILELPAILTGAAFGLKTGAELLFSKGEIRLRILKKNLKESILAFGILIPILLIAAFIEAVVTPLLLSPFNK, encoded by the coding sequence TTGAAAGCCGTTTTGGATTCGTTTAGAGAAAGGGCTGTTTATGGCGTTTTAGCATTGCTAGTTTTTTTAGTGGGATGTTTTTTGGGATGGATGACATTCTGGCAAAATCCGGCGTTTATTTTGGGGAACTTGAATAAGTTACTAGGAAATCTTCTTGAGATTAGCGCTAAGATGGAGAAGGAAAGCAAGCTTTCTATAGCACGGTATATTTTCCAAAATAACGCAAGAGCGCTTTTTGTCATGATTTTTGGAGGAATTGCTTTTGGGATAGTCCCATTTTTTGCTTTGATTTTCAATGGATTTGTAGTAGGAGTAGTACTAGCTTTGAACTTTTATAACGGCCAGTCGCTTTATTTTTTCCTAGCCGGAATGCTGCCCCACGGGATTTTGGAACTCCCTGCTATTTTGACGGGTGCCGCTTTCGGATTAAAGACCGGGGCGGAGCTTTTGTTTTCAAAGGGAGAAATCAGACTCAGAATATTAAAGAAAAATTTAAAAGAAAGTATTCTAGCTTTTGGCATCTTAATTCCCATTCTTTTGATAGCCGCGTTTATAGAGGCGGTTGTGACTCCCCTACTCTTAAGCCCTTTTAATAAATAA
- a CDS encoding helix-turn-helix transcriptional regulator — translation MLIVDIVKKHEPITSEEIAAKLNITRAALRPDLSILTMAGILEARPRVGYFYAGKNPKGIISQKIRSIKVSEIKAVPVVIREETSVYDAIVTLFLEDVGTLFVVQEDGSLCGVVSRKDLLKIAIGNADIKQVPVSVVMTRMPNLVTVTLDESAYDAARKIVEHQVDALPVIRPMEVDGKQKYEVVGKITKTTIAKLFVELGKE, via the coding sequence ATGTTAATAGTTGATATCGTAAAAAAACACGAGCCTATTACAAGCGAGGAAATCGCAGCAAAGCTCAATATTACAAGGGCAGCGTTGAGGCCAGACCTTTCAATACTTACGATGGCCGGAATACTTGAGGCAAGGCCAAGAGTGGGGTATTTTTATGCAGGCAAGAATCCGAAGGGAATTATTTCGCAAAAAATAAGAAGTATAAAGGTCAGCGAGATAAAAGCCGTACCGGTTGTAATAAGAGAAGAGACTTCGGTATATGATGCAATAGTAACACTTTTTTTGGAGGACGTGGGGACCCTTTTTGTAGTGCAAGAAGATGGAAGCCTCTGCGGCGTTGTCTCGCGGAAAGACCTTTTGAAGATAGCCATTGGGAATGCAGACATAAAGCAGGTACCCGTGAGCGTGGTAATGACGAGGATGCCGAATTTGGTTACTGTGACGTTGGATGAAAGCGCCTATGATGCAGCGAGAAAAATCGTCGAACATCAGGTGGATGCTCTGCCGGTGATAAGGCCAATGGAAGTAGACGGAAAGCAAAAGTACGAAGTCGTAGGAAAAATCACAAAGACGACCATTGCTAAGCTTTTCGTAGAGCTAGGCAAAGAATAA
- a CDS encoding pyruvate, water dikinase regulatory protein has protein sequence MEGPVIFAVSDSIGETAELVAKAATVQFNSGHVEIRRYPYVTEEEDVVEVVEEAKKYKNSAIVCTMVLPEIRKKLLELAEANNIPILDIMGPMIDIVSRITNIKPKLEPGLVRRVDEDYFEKIEAIEFAVKYDDGKDPRGLAKADVVLIGVSRTSKTPLSMYLAHKRLKVANLPLVPEVSPPEELFQLDPKNVVGLTIQPEILYKIRQERLKALGLSSDATYASMERILEELEHADEIMKKIGCHRIDVSNKAVEEVAARILEIIRRGENR, from the coding sequence GTGGAAGGACCAGTTATTTTTGCCGTATCTGATTCTATTGGAGAAACGGCGGAATTAGTAGCAAAAGCCGCCACCGTGCAATTCAATTCCGGTCATGTGGAAATCAGAAGGTACCCTTATGTAACCGAGGAAGAAGATGTGGTGGAAGTAGTGGAGGAAGCAAAAAAATATAAAAATAGCGCAATAGTATGCACTATGGTGCTACCGGAAATTAGAAAAAAATTGTTGGAGCTTGCCGAAGCCAACAACATACCGATTTTGGACATAATGGGGCCGATGATAGATATAGTTTCCAGGATAACCAATATCAAGCCGAAGCTAGAACCGGGTCTGGTAAGAAGGGTAGACGAGGACTATTTCGAGAAGATAGAAGCGATAGAATTTGCGGTAAAGTACGACGATGGGAAGGACCCGAGGGGGCTTGCGAAAGCCGATGTGGTGCTCATCGGAGTTTCCAGGACTTCAAAGACGCCGCTTTCCATGTACCTCGCCCACAAAAGGCTTAAAGTAGCCAATCTCCCGCTCGTTCCGGAAGTATCTCCTCCCGAAGAATTGTTTCAGCTCGACCCCAAAAACGTCGTGGGTCTTACCATACAACCCGAAATACTCTACAAGATCCGGCAGGAAAGGCTGAAAGCTCTGGGGTTAAGCAGCGATGCCACCTATGCGAGTATGGAGAGGATATTGGAAGAATTAGAGCATGCCGACGAAATAATGAAAAAAATAGGCTGCCACAGGATAGATGTTTCCAACAAGGCGGTGGAAGAAGTGGCGGCTAGAATACTCGAGATAATAAGGAGAGGGGAAAACCGATGA